A window of Hydrogenobacter sp. contains these coding sequences:
- the dnaX gene encoding DNA polymerase III subunit gamma/tau has product MYVPFARKYRPKFFKDVVGQEPVKKVLLNAIKLKKISSAYIFAGSRGTGKTTVARLLTKSLNCLNLQESGEPCGECENCLSVDKGNFPDLIEIDAASSRGIDDIRAIRDAVSYTPIKGKYKVYILDEAHMLTKEAFNALLKTLEEPPPRTVFILCTTEYEKIIPTILSRCQKLIFSKLKEEEIVERLKYVCKEEGISYDEKSLFTIAKISDGAIRDALSLLDQVSTYGEGKVNESVLEEFLGILSQEKVREFLKMLLISDVDKALRFLRDINERGFNLARFWDALEEEIRTLLLFRSLKDPERIIKVEDFHTSMKHVPLNTLLYLEKVINTAKADAKTREFLRACELAVVKTLIVKDIISIKDLLKITNPYLSNEAPSQEGTLREKILKGIEEAFGVLEAERLKKFETEEEKGKIIFLVPESEIKTVDMNKIKARFPEVDFKILPFKDMQEELPEFSQKVKDLFGAKVIKHGKSDKGKGTSGKDTT; this is encoded by the coding sequence ATGTACGTACCTTTTGCAAGAAAATACAGACCGAAGTTTTTCAAGGATGTGGTAGGACAGGAACCTGTGAAGAAGGTTTTACTGAACGCAATAAAGCTCAAAAAGATATCTTCAGCTTACATATTTGCCGGCTCGAGGGGTACAGGTAAAACCACGGTTGCGAGACTACTCACCAAATCTTTGAACTGTTTGAATCTTCAAGAAAGCGGTGAGCCATGCGGGGAGTGTGAAAACTGCCTTTCTGTAGATAAAGGAAATTTTCCTGACCTCATAGAGATAGATGCAGCATCCAGCAGAGGAATAGATGATATAAGAGCCATAAGGGATGCGGTTTCTTATACACCAATAAAAGGAAAGTATAAGGTTTACATACTTGATGAAGCTCACATGCTCACAAAGGAAGCTTTCAATGCGTTACTCAAAACCCTTGAAGAACCTCCACCTAGAACTGTATTTATCTTATGCACCACCGAGTACGAAAAGATCATACCAACTATACTCTCAAGGTGTCAGAAGCTCATCTTCTCAAAGCTAAAAGAAGAGGAAATAGTGGAAAGGCTTAAGTACGTATGTAAAGAAGAAGGGATAAGTTACGATGAGAAGAGCCTTTTTACCATAGCTAAGATCAGCGATGGCGCTATTAGAGATGCACTGTCTTTGCTTGATCAGGTAAGCACCTACGGAGAAGGGAAAGTCAACGAAAGCGTACTTGAGGAGTTTCTTGGCATACTCTCTCAGGAAAAAGTGAGGGAATTTTTGAAGATGCTTTTGATCTCCGATGTGGATAAAGCTTTGCGCTTCTTGAGGGACATAAACGAAAGGGGCTTCAATCTGGCAAGGTTTTGGGACGCTTTAGAGGAAGAGATAAGAACCCTCTTATTATTTAGGAGTCTCAAAGATCCCGAAAGGATCATAAAAGTTGAGGATTTTCACACGAGTATGAAACATGTCCCTTTAAACACACTTCTTTACCTTGAAAAAGTAATAAACACAGCGAAGGCTGATGCTAAAACGAGAGAATTTCTCAGAGCGTGTGAGCTGGCTGTGGTAAAAACCCTTATAGTAAAGGACATAATATCTATAAAGGATCTGCTCAAAATCACAAACCCATATCTTAGCAACGAAGCACCCTCTCAAGAAGGCACATTAAGAGAGAAAATTCTCAAAGGGATAGAGGAAGCCTTTGGGGTTCTTGAGGCTGAGAGGCTGAAAAAATTTGAGACTGAGGAAGAAAAAGGAAAGATCATCTTTCTTGTTCCAGAAAGCGAGATAAAAACCGTAGATATGAATAAGATAAAAGCTAGATTTCCTGAAGTAGATTTTAAAATACTTCCCTTCAAAGATATGCAGGAGGAACTTCCTGAATTTTCGCAAAAAGTAAAAGATCTGTTCGGAGCAAAGGTGATAAAACATGGAAAAAGTGATAAAGGCAAAGGTACTTCTGGTAAAGATACCACCTGA
- a CDS encoding transglutaminase domain-containing protein, with product MDRRDFLKLALLSTFGAVYLPDLSNGRDVYKTKLSYSVSLPFNEPVRLWVPVPESTSYQRLLNVEVRTSAVYYDLKKDKVYGAPILYVEFATGQEKKDLEVIFDVEYTSRSVDLGKLPENNSRIPDEVSLFLKPTEHIQTDGIVKEYADKITSKSRNQIEKVKAIYNWVVENTFRDPKVQGCGTGDVKSMLETGYFGGKCTDINSLFVALCRASGIPAREIFGIRVRPSSLSKGISSVTKDATKAQHCKAEFYLGQWVPADPADVRKLILEEHLSLDDPKVRKVREFLLGNSDAHWIAFNSARDFSLEPPLTSGEKINEFMYPIAEVNGKLIDKYKLTFELSKYTVLA from the coding sequence ATGGACAGGAGAGACTTCTTAAAGCTTGCCTTATTGAGTACATTTGGAGCGGTTTATCTGCCTGATTTGAGTAACGGAAGGGATGTCTACAAAACAAAGCTCTCCTACAGTGTGAGTTTACCTTTCAACGAACCTGTAAGACTTTGGGTACCTGTCCCAGAAAGTACCAGTTATCAAAGGCTTCTCAACGTAGAGGTAAGAACCAGCGCAGTCTATTACGATCTTAAAAAAGACAAAGTTTACGGTGCGCCTATCCTTTACGTTGAGTTCGCAACTGGACAAGAAAAAAAAGACCTTGAAGTTATCTTTGACGTCGAATACACAAGCAGAAGTGTGGATCTTGGCAAGTTACCCGAGAATAACTCGCGTATACCTGATGAGGTATCCCTATTTTTGAAACCAACAGAGCATATACAGACGGATGGTATAGTGAAAGAGTATGCTGACAAAATAACTTCCAAAAGTAGAAACCAGATTGAAAAAGTAAAAGCTATATACAACTGGGTTGTAGAAAATACATTCAGGGATCCTAAGGTGCAGGGTTGTGGTACAGGTGATGTCAAGAGCATGCTTGAAACAGGATACTTTGGAGGAAAATGTACGGACATAAACTCTCTCTTTGTGGCTCTTTGCAGAGCGAGTGGCATTCCTGCAAGAGAAATCTTTGGTATAAGGGTAAGACCTTCTTCCTTGTCCAAAGGCATATCTTCTGTGACAAAGGATGCTACTAAGGCTCAACACTGTAAAGCCGAGTTTTATCTTGGACAGTGGGTACCTGCAGATCCAGCAGATGTTAGGAAACTTATTCTTGAAGAGCATCTCTCCCTTGACGATCCAAAAGTCAGAAAGGTTAGGGAGTTCCTGCTTGGAAATTCGGATGCTCACTGGATAGCCTTCAACAGCGCGAGGGACTTTTCTTTAGAACCGCCTCTTACCAGCGGTGAGAAAATAAACGAGTTTATGTATCCTATAGCTGAGGTAAATGGAAAACTCATAGATAAGTATAAACTTACCTTTGAGCTATCTAAGTATACGGTTTTGGCTTAA